Sequence from the Maribellus comscasis genome:
GCAAATGGGCCAATATCAATAATTTCATCAGCTGCACGGATAATCTCTTCATCATGCTCAACCACAAAAACAGTGTTTCCTATTTTTTGCAAACGGTGTAAAACTTTTATCAAACGGTCGGTATCGCGTGGGTGAAGTCCAATGCTCGGTTCATCCAGAATATACAACGAACCGACCAGGCTACTCCCTAATGAAGTAGCTAAATTGATGCGTTGCGATTCTCCTCCTGACAGTGTTGATGACAAGCGGTTTAGTGTGAGATAACCAAGGCCTACATCACATAAAAATTCAAGCCTGTTGTTTATTTCAATCAGGATTCGTTTTGCTATTTCTGTTTCGTGTTTATTTAATTTTAGTTGATTAAAGAATTTTTTTAACTCTGAAACAGGTAACAGCACCAATTCCTGTAATGATTTTTTACCCACTTTAACGTAACCTGCTTCTTTTTTTAACCGACTTCCCTTACATTCCGGACAGGTTGTCTTCCCGCGGTAGCGGGAAAGCATCACTCGGTACTGAATTTTGTAACTTTTTTCCTCGAGATATTTGAAAAAACGGTTTAGTCCTTCAAAATAGCTGTTTCCGGTCCAGAGTAAAAATTTTTGTGCTTCGCTTAGTTCGTAAAATGGTTTATGTATCGGGAAATCAAATTTTTCGGCACTGTAAATTAGTTGTTGTTTCCATTCGCTCATTTTTTCTCCTTTCCAGCAGGCAATGGCATCCTGGTATACTGAAAGCGACTTGTTGGGAATAACCAAATCTTCATCTATTCCAATAACCTTTCCGTAGCCTTCACATGTTGGGCAAGCCCCCACGGGATTATTAAAACTAAACATGTGTACCGTTGGTTCTTCAAATTCAATACCGTCAGCTTCAAACAGGTTGGAAAATGATTGAGAAACCGTTTCGCCATTTAAGAAAACTTTTACAATACATTCACCGTGTCCTTCATAAAAAGCGGTTTGTACTGAATCGGCTATTCTACTTTGGGTATCGTCATCGTTTTTTACCACGATTCGGTCGATAACAATGTTGCAGTTCCCCTTACAAAACGATTCTGTACCTGATTTTAAGATCTCGTCTATCCGCTTTATTTCATCGTTTATTTCAAGTCTTGAAAATCCCTGCTGCATTAAAAGTTCTGCTTCTTCTCCAATTGTCCTGCCGTTTTTGGGTTTTAAGGGAGAGGCAATTACGAGTCGTGTATCAGAAGGAAATGAAAGGATAAAATCGACAACGTCGGTTACATTTTGGCGCGATACTTCCTTGCCTGAAACCGGCGAAATCGTTTTCCCGGCTCTGGCGAAAAGGAGTTTTAAATAGTCGTAAATCTCGGTTGAAGTTCCAACCGTTGAACGTGGATTTCGGGTATTAACCTTTTGTTCGATTGCAATTGCGGGGGGGATTCCTTTTATAAAATCGACTTCCGGTTTATTAATCCTTCCAAGAAATTGCCTGGCGTATGAAGAGAGGCTTTCGACATATCTTCGCTGTCCTTCTGCAAAAAGAGTGTCAAAAGCCAGAGAAGACTTTCCTGAGCCGGAAACACCGGTAACTACAATGAATTTCTTAAGCGGAATCTTCAGACTGACATTTTTTAAATTATGTACCCTGGCGTGCTGGATTTCAATATATTTCTGAGTCTTACTATTTGACATATTTATGTTCAAAAACTATTATTTTGTAAAAAAACTTGTATTTTTCGTTTAAAAGTAGCATTTTTGGAACGGACAAAATTAAATAAATTGTTTCACATCATTAAAAAAAATCGCCTATAGAAAAACTTTACTTTTTGTTTACAATTAAATAGAAGGTAATGTTCATGACAAACACTTTGAACGACAATGAGCTTGTTCAACAATTTATTCAGGGCGATCAAAATTCACTGGAAATTTTAATACGTCGTCACAAAAACAGGGTATTTTCATATATTCTGCTTATTGTGAAAAATCAGGAATTGGCTGAAGATATTTTTCAGGAAACGTTTATTAAAGTAATTCGTTCGCTGAAAAGAGGGAAATATATAGAAAACGGGAAGTTTGTTTCCTGGGTCTTGCGAATTGCGCACAACCTGATTATCGATCATTTCAGAAAAGAAAAGCTGAAAGGAACAGTGTCTAACGACAGCACAGAAGTTGATATTTTCAACTCACAGAAATTTTCCGAAGCAACTATTGAGGATCAGTTGGTAAATGATCAGATTTTGTTTGAGGTAAAAGAACTGATTAACGAATTACCTGATGATCAGCAACAGGTAATTTACATGCGTCATTATATGGGGCTTAGTTTCAAAGAGATAGCAGAGCAGACGGATGTGAGTATTAATACGGCTTTGGGAAGAATGAGATATGCTTTAATTAATATGCGTAAGCTTATTGAAAAGAAGAATTTGATACTTACAAAAGTTTAACTTTTGTTAACACAATATTAATATGGGAGGGGCGTTCTAACTAAAATTAATTTTTAAAGAATGCCTATGAAAGAAATTTCTACTTTAATTTATTTTGTTAGCAATTTTCAGGCCGACTCTGAAAATAGTGAAAGGGAAAGTCTGGATTTAACTTTAACAAGGATGGAAAAATCAGAAGTTGGACCGTCCGAACGTACAATCGAAAATATTATGAACTTTGCCCGTTCGTACGAAGTGTTGGAGAGTGAGGAGGCGGGTTTTGTTGAAATGAATTTGAATTAAAAGAGGCACTTAATTTTGTGCCTCTTCTTTTTTATCGTTTAATGTAACTCTTAAAATCAGATACCCGACCAAGCCGGCAATAAATGAGCCAATTAAAATTCCCATTTTTGCGGAATTAATCAGCAATGCATCTGTGTATGCGAGGTTATTGATAAATAACGACATGGTGAATCCGAGGCCACCTAGGAATGATACTCCGGCCAGTTGCTGAAAGGTGACATTTTTGGGAAGCTCCGCAAAGTTGAGTTTTATTGCTATAAGTGAAAAAAGGAAGATGCCTGCCGAGTTCCCGGCAACAAGGCTTATTGCAAGATTTGTTGAAAGGGAAAAATTGGAATCTCCCGAAAAACTAAATACAACACCAGCATTGGCCAGTGCAAAAATGGGCATAATCAGATAAGAAACCCAGCCGTGTAGCCGGTGTTCCAGGTACTGTAACGGAGCTGCTGTCTTTTCAGTAATTTCTTCCAAATCGTCAATAGCATTAAATTGTCTTTTCGTTAATACAGTTTTTTCGCCATTGGTTTTACAATCTTCCATAAAGGCTTCGAGGCTTTCTTTTCCTTTTTCGTAAAAGGAACGCGTATCTGTCTCTCTTCGAAGAGGGATTGTTAAAGCCATCAGAACACCTGCTATGGTCGAGTGAATGCCTGATTTTAAAAACAGTACCCAAACAATCAAACCCATTACAAAAAATAAATATTTTGAATAAAATCCGCGAAAAGACAGTGCAATTAAAGCTGCTACTATAGCCAATGCTATCCCAATATAAAGCCAAACAAGATTGGAACTATAGAAAAAGGCGATTACCAACACTGCGCCTAAGTCATCGATTATCGCAAAAGCCATTAAAAAAACTTTAAGTCCGTTTGGAACACGGTTTCCCAAAAGTTTCAAAATACCCAATGTAAATGCAATGTCTGCAGCCATTGGAATTCCCCATCCTTCAGAACCAGGCTCTCCCATGTTCAGGAAAGTAAAAGTAATCGCAGGTAAAATCATGCCGCCAACCGCAGCAAAAATAGGAAGCGATGCTTTTTTTAACCTGCTGAGTTCCCCTGTTAAGATTTCTCTTTTTATTTCAAGACCAATAAGGAAAAAGAAAATGGCCATTAATCCGTCGTTAATCCATTTTAAAATTGGTTTGGATAATTCAAATCCGGGTACTTTAATGGTGATATAATTGTCCCAGAAACTTACGAACGATTCTCTTATCGGGCTGTTTGCCAGAACTAATGCGGTAATGGTTGCGAGAAAAAGAATTATACTACTTGAGGTTTCCAGTCGTATAAATTGATTTAAAGGTTCTTTAATTAACTTGATTGTTTTCTTCATTTAAACATTTTTTGAAAATAACCCCAAAGGTCTCCAAAAGTTTAGGCAACTTATGATTTTGATTAAAGTTAAAAAAATTGACCAAGAGTATTGTTTTTTATTTTGAAATAATTTAATTTAGTGATATTATTTTGATATCATATTAATTCAATTTTAATGTCATGGAAAAACAATATTCTGCATTATCTGGTTATTTAGTCCTTCTTTTGGAATTAGTTATTTTAATCTTAATTGTGTTTGGATTTGTGATGGGAATGATTATCCCGGCGGTTGTTTTTATTCCTGTTTTTATTTTAATGGCAATCGGTTTTACGGTAGTAGATCCCAATCAGAGTTGTGTTATGGTTTTGTTTGGTGCATACAAAGGAACCATCAAATCAAATGGATTTTACTGGGTGAATCCATTTTTTGTTCGGAAGAAGATTTCGCTTCGGGCAAGAAATTTTGACAGCGAAACAATTAAAGTCAACGACAAGTTGGGGAATCCGATAATGATCGGTTTGGTTTTGGTTTGGAAAGTGGAGGAAACTTACAAAGCTGCTTTTGGTGTGGATGAATATGAGCACTTTGTGGTTGTTCAAAGCGAGGCTGCACTTCGAAAACTGGCTGGCATGTATCCCTATGATAATATTGAAGATGAAAATGCAAAAGTCACTTTGCGTGATGGTACTGAAGAGGTAAACAATGAATTGGAAAAGGAAATAATTGAGCGTCTTGAAATTGCCGGAATTCACGTCATAGAAGCTCGAATTAACCATATAGCCTATGCACAGGAAATTGCCCAGGCGATGTTGAAAAGACAGCAGGCAACTGCAATTGTAGCTGCACGTTACAAAATTGTTGAAGGTGCTGTAAGTATGGTTGAAATGGCGCTTGATGAATTAAGTCAAAAAGAAATTGTTGACCTGGATGAGGAGAAAAAAGCTTCAATGGTGAGTAACCTGATGGTGGTGCTTTGCGGAGATAAAGATGCCACACCAATTGTAAATACCGGAACCTTGTATCAATAAAATGGGCAAATTTCTTTTCAGTAAAGTGTAAGGTTATACGGATTGATGGATTGTGCTAACCTGGTTTTTTTGTCTTGTTGGTTGTTTTGGTTTCTTTTTTATTCGGTCGCATTTTACAGGAGGCGTTGTATAAACCTTATAATAAAGAAGGATTGATTGTAATGGGGGTATTTTGGGTTTTACCGATTTTATTAGTCGTTTTTGTATTTGCCAGACTAAGGCTAAAAACCAAAATTATGGCTGATGGAATAGGGATAGCTTATCCACCAATATTCAAAAAAGTGGAAAGAAGCTTTTTTTTGGAATACAACGAAAGCGAGCTATGAGAAATGCTATGATGAAGTTAGTGAGTTAAAAGTTGCAAGGTTATGGAAAACAATAGATTAAAAAAAGAAAAGGAATCATTTTTTAGTGGAAAGGTAAAGGTCTTTCTTATTTTAATTGCTTTTGAATTTGTTATGGCAATTATCGTTTTAGTCCTGAGTTGACTAATTGGATATCATGATTGATTTCTGACGGGAGGTGTTAATATGGCAAAGAAAAAAACATTTGTGTTGCGAGTAAGTCCGGAAATGATGGAGGCGGTTGAAAAATGGGCTGCCGATGATTTTCGGAGTATAAACGGACAACTGGAATGGATAATACATAATGCTTTAAAGGATGCTAAACGATTAAATACCAAATCGTAAAATGAGCAGGTACACAGAAGATATAAAAGGACAGAATAATGTTTGATTCAGAAAAAAAGTATCAAAACTAAATTTTTGGTGAATGTCGGTGATTATCTCAATACTTGTATTATTTATTGAAATAGTAATTTATTTGATTCGCCGGATACTAATAACCCGAACAGATATTTTTACTTAACCGATAAAATAAAAATGCCATGAATCAAAAATCTTATACCTGCCCAAAGTGTGGTAACCGGAAGGCGGAAATAGATCAGTTACGCACAACAGGTGCCGGGTTTACAAAGTATTTCAACATTCAAAACAGAAAATTTACTGCCGTTTCATGCTCTCGCTGTGGATATACTGAACTATACAAAGGGGCTCGTTCTGGCGGTGCAAGTAATGTGCTCGATTTTTTAACCAATTAAATCTGGGGTTAGAAATTGGATCGTGAAAGTTGTGTTGCGAAAGAATAATTGTGTGCCCACACACTTCTTAGCCTTTTGCAAAAATAATATTTATTTTTTTACACTATTGTGAGGTTGTTTAATTTAAAATAGTTATCTTTTTTCTCTGAATGTGTGCGCACACATTTTGGGTAGATTGTTGAATTCTTATTGTGGGACTGTTGAAATGGAAAAATCAAAAAAAGTAACTATTCAGGATGTGGCAAATTATGCCAATGTCTCAGTCGGAACAATCGACCGGGTTATCCACAACCGCGGAAAAGTATCTCCTGAAAAAAAACAGAAGATTGAAGAGGCAATAAAAAAGCTGAATTTTAACCCGAATTTGATTGCCCGCACACTTGCGCTTGGTAGTCGGTTTATCGTTTGTGCATTAATTCCCTCATCTCCTCATTCCGGGCATTACTGGTCCATTCCTAAAGATGGATTGGAGAAAGCTGAAAACATGTATCGGGATTTTGGAATGGTTGTAGATATATTTCCTTTTCATTTGTTTGATGAAAACTCCTTTAATTCTCAGGCACAGAAAATACTTGAACAAAATCCTGACGGTGTTATCATAGCTCCTCTTTTTGTTCAGGAAAGTTTGGAGTTTGTTAAAAAACTGGAAGAGAAAAATATTCCATGTGTTTTTATCGATTCCGATATTCCCGGACAAAAGAGTCTGACCTACATTGGCCCCGATGTAAAACAAAGTGCTTATATCGCCGCAAAGCTTTTGAATTCAGTGGTTGGGAAAGAAAACGAGTTACTAATTCTGCACATGGTGAAAGGCTATGAGAATGCAGCGGCACTCAAAAGAATGGAGGCTGGATTCATAGAATTTTTCAACGAAAAAAAAGGAGATCCAACCCGGATTCATAAGTTGACGATCAATTCAACCAATAAAGATGTGGTGTTCAGGGAACTAACAAAGTTTTATATAAAAAATCAGAATATAAAAGGAGTTTTTGTTACCAATTCAAAAGCGTTTTTGGTTTCCGATTTTCACCTGACACATGAACTTGATATTAGAGTTGCAGGCTACGATTTGGTTCAGGAAAATATAAACCATTTAAAGAAGGGTGGGATTGATTATTTGATTTCACAAAGTCCGCAAAAGCAAGGGGTAAAAGCTGTTCAGTCGTTGTTTGAACTTTTTGTTTATAAAAAGGAACCCGGAAAAATTCAAAACGTACCACTTGATATCATTATTCGGGAAAATGTAGATTTCTATATCAATTTTAATTAAACTGAATTATTGTAAACCAACAAAATAAACGATGAAAAATACAAGAAGGAATTTTATCAAAAATGCTGCGGCTGGTTCTGCGGTAATAATGGCAGGGGGAATATTGCCGGGTTTTAGCGCCTCAAGTTATAAACGAATTGTCGGCGCAAATAAAAAACTGAGGGCTTCGGTAATGGGAGTTAATTCGCGGGGAAATGCACTGGCACAAAATTTTGCATTTCAAAATAATTGCGATGTAGTTCATATCTGCGACGTAGACTCAAGGGCCATCGAAAAATGTTCGGTTAATGTTGCAAAGGTACAAGATGTTAAACCTAAAGGTTTTGCCGATTTTAGAAAATCGCTGGAAGATAAAGATGTTGATATTTTGGTGGTTGCAGCTCCCGACCACTGGCATGCACCTGCGGCACTGATTGCCATGCAGGCCGGAAAAAACGTTTATCTGGAGAAACCTTGCAGCCATAATCCCGCTGAGGGAGAGATGTTGGTAGAAGCTGCAAAACAATACAAAAAATCGGTTCAGATGGGAAATCAGCGTCGTTCATGGCCAAATGTAATGGAAGCCATTAAGGATTTAAAGGAAGGAATTGTTGGTAGACCCTATTATGGAAAGGGGTGGTATACAAACAATCGCGAATCCATCGGAATCGGTAAAGAAGTTGCGGTTCCGGATTGGCTAAACTGGGAACTTTGGCAGGGACCGGCACCACGTAGGGCATACAAAGATAATATTGTACATTACAACTGGCACTGGTTCTGGCACTGGGGAACCGGCGAGGCATTGAATAACGGAACCCACATGGTTGACTTGTTACGCTGGGGATTAGAGGTCGACTATCCTGTAAAAGTCAGTTCAAACGGGGGACGATATCGTTATAAAGACGATTGGGAAACGCCAGATACACAGGTTATCAGTTTTGATTTTGATAAGGAAGTTTCAATGAGCTGGGAAGGCAGAAGCTGCAACGGGAAACATATTGAGGGCAGTTCGGTTGGAGTTGCTTTTTATGGAGAGGAAGGAAGTATTGTGATTTCAGGAGGAAATGATTATAAGGTTTACGATTTAAAAAATAATATTGTAAAGGAAGTAAACAACGAAATGGAAATTGATCCGCGAGATGCAGCAAATCCTTCGAGCCACCTGGATGCTTTGCATATTCGGAACTTTTTTAACAACATCCTGAATAACGAGCCACTTAAATCGGATATCGATGGAGGGCATAAAAGTACCTTACTCGTTCAGTTGGGAAATATCGCACAGAGAGTTGGTCATTCACTGGAAGTAAATCCTGAAAACGGTCACATTAAAGGTGATAAAGACGCGCAAAAATTATGGTCGCGTGAATATGAAAAGGGATGGGAAATGAAATTATAAAATTGTGGATATGACAACGAGAAGAGATTTTATAAAGACAACCGGAAAAGGAGTGGCATTAACTTCTATGGCAACATCCGGTTTTATTGCAAAATCGGTTTTGGCGGAATCAAGCGAGAAGAATTTGCTTATCGGAATTATTGGAGCTGAGAATTCGCACACTGCCGGATTTGGAAAACTTTTTAATATCGACAAAAAATTTCCTGGGGCAGAAGTAAAATATGTTTGGGGTGAAACCGACGAATTTGCCAAAGCTGCTATGAAAAAAGGAAATATTCCGGAACAGGTGAAAGACCCAAAAGAAATGTTGGGAAATATTGATGCTTTAATTGTAGATCATCGTCATCCTAAATATCATCTGGAAGCTGCGCGACCTTTTGTGGAAGCGGGAGTTCCGACTTTTGTTGACAAGCCTTTTTGTTACCGCGCCAGCGAAGGAAAAGATTTTCTGCAAATGGCAAAATCAAAAGGAACGCCGGTAACTTCATACAGCTCTATCGCACAAAGTTCAGCTACTTTTGATATGATGAAACAGATAAAGTCAATGGATGAAATTTCACAGGTGGTACGCACAGGTACTGCCGATCTGGACTCAAAATATGGAGGCATATTTTTTTACGGGGTGCACATTGTGCAACCTTTAATATATATGTTTGGTGAGGATATTGAAGAAGTGAAGGTAAACAGAAACGGAAGTGCAGGTAATGCCAGTTTGAAATTTGCCTCGGGGCTGTTTGCTACTCTGATTTTTAAGCACAAGGCGTATGGGTGGGAAACCTTTGTGGAATCAGGGAATCAGTTTATGGAATTGAAGCCGGGAGTAGAAGAATCAGATCCGCCTAAAAATTATGCCGATATGGTTGAAATGTTCAAAACCGGAAAGGAACCGCGTTCTCACCAAAGTATTTTGAATTGTGTTTCAGTTTTGGAAGCATTGGAGAAGTCGGCAAAAACTGAGAAATGGACTCCTGTTGAATTGCTTAATGTGTAAAGGGCAAAGAACAAAAATTTAATGTTTCGTCTCTGTTTTCGTAATTTATGAATTTCAAACTAAAAAGAAATAAGATGAGTATAAACCAACTAAAAAATAGATACCAATTTTTAATATTCCTGCTTTTAATTTTGATAAGTAACCAATCATATTCCCAACAGATAGTCGAGGGGATTCATTATCAAACCGGTAAACCCGTTCAGATAATGATTGAGGATGGTGAAATTAAAGAAGTGAAGTCAATTCAGAGACTATCAGAAAAAGGCCAAAACGTTTTTGTCGCTCCGGGCTTTTTTGATAATCAGGTAAATGGTTTTGCAGGTGTATCCTTTGCTTTTGGGGAAAGTGATTTAACCGTTGACGGAATAAAAAAGGCTACCAGTGAATTGTGGAAACAGGGAGTAACCACTTATTTGCCGACTCTTACTACCAATAGCCAGGAAATCCTGGTTAAGAATTTCGGATTGTTGGCGAAATCGATGAACAATGAAGATTTAAAAGGTTCTATACCAGGGTTTCACCTGGAAGGACCATATATAAATCCTGAAGATGGTTTTCGCGGAGCACACCCGAAACGGTTTGTGCGTTTGCCCGACTGGGACGAATTTATGGAAATGTACAAAGCGGCAAATGAAAAAATAATTCAGGTAACGGTAGCCCCGGAGACGGAAGGGGCTATGGATTTTATCCGCAAATGCGCGGACAAAGGTATTGTTGTTGCCCTTGGGCACCACAACGCAAATACTCAGCAGGTAAACGAGGCGGTAAAAAATGGAGCGAGGATTTCAACCCATCTTGGAAACGGCTGTGCTAATATGATTAACCGACACCGGAATCCACTCTGGCCACAGCTGGCAAACAGCGATTTAACGGCCAGTATAATTTGTGACGGCTTTCATCTGTTACCCGAAGAAATCTCTGTTTTTTTCAAGGCAAAAGGATTAGATAAAACCATAATAGTTTCAGATGTAACCAGTTATGCAGCTCTTGAACCTGGTGAATATAAAACAGAAACAGGCGAAACTATCGAACTAACAAAAGATGGGATGTTAAGGTATCCGGCGCAAAATGTATTATATGGTTCGGCTTCTGCCATTACAAAGGGAGTGGGGCATATTATGGAAGTTACCGGATGTTCTTTGGCAGACGCTGTTAAAATGTCGAGTACAAACCCCGCTATATTGAATGGATTAAACGACCGCGGGGTGCTGGAACCAGGGAAAAGAGCGGACATCATTCTTTTTACACTCGACGATTTTAAAGTGAATATCCAAAAAACCTATGTTTTGGGTGATCTGGTTTATGAGAAATAAATAAGTAATAAACTTCAATTCTCAAAACCAAAAATCAAAACACAAATTGGCGATTTAAATTGATTAGAGATTTGAATTTTTTAAAATTAGTATGTCAAAAAATATTTTCAAGAAAATTATAGTTGGACTCGCAGCAGTTGGTCCCGGGCTTTTCCTGATAGGTTACAACATTGGCACCGGAAGCGTGACTACGATGGCCAAATCAGGTGCCGAATACGGAATGTCACTTTTTTGGGCCTTGGTTTTGTCCTGTGTTTTTACCTTTATTTTGATGGTTGCATACGGGAAAGTCACACTAGTAACCGGCAA
This genomic interval carries:
- the uvrA gene encoding excinuclease ABC subunit UvrA, with product MSNSKTQKYIEIQHARVHNLKNVSLKIPLKKFIVVTGVSGSGKSSLAFDTLFAEGQRRYVESLSSYARQFLGRINKPEVDFIKGIPPAIAIEQKVNTRNPRSTVGTSTEIYDYLKLLFARAGKTISPVSGKEVSRQNVTDVVDFILSFPSDTRLVIASPLKPKNGRTIGEEAELLMQQGFSRLEINDEIKRIDEILKSGTESFCKGNCNIVIDRIVVKNDDDTQSRIADSVQTAFYEGHGECIVKVFLNGETVSQSFSNLFEADGIEFEEPTVHMFSFNNPVGACPTCEGYGKVIGIDEDLVIPNKSLSVYQDAIACWKGEKMSEWKQQLIYSAEKFDFPIHKPFYELSEAQKFLLWTGNSYFEGLNRFFKYLEEKSYKIQYRVMLSRYRGKTTCPECKGSRLKKEAGYVKVGKKSLQELVLLPVSELKKFFNQLKLNKHETEIAKRILIEINNRLEFLCDVGLGYLTLNRLSSTLSGGESQRINLATSLGSSLVGSLYILDEPSIGLHPRDTDRLIKVLHRLQKIGNTVFVVEHDEEIIRAADEIIDIGPFAGQHGGEVVFQGNHSELQSKPESLTTKYLTGEEKIEIPKQRRKWTNSIEVIGARENNLKNVRVKFPLNTLSVVTGVSGSGKSSLVSKILFPALTKILGGYGERTGHHDAILGDYKMLDAIEFIDQNPIGKSSRSNPVTYLKAYDEIRKLFATQQAAKIQGLKPSHFSFNVDGGRCDECQGEGTIKVEMQFLADVFLLCESCGGKRFKEDILDVQYKNNNIDDILNMTVNQSIELFSKGKSSTEKKIAKRLQPLQDVGLGYIKLGQSSSTLSGGESQRVKLASFLAKEKDSPTLFIFDEPTTGLHFHDIRKLLDSFNALISRGHSIIIIEHNLEIIKSADWIIDLGPEGGDKGGNLIFEGTPEQLIKKEDSYTGKALAEKLE
- a CDS encoding RNA polymerase sigma factor encodes the protein MTNTLNDNELVQQFIQGDQNSLEILIRRHKNRVFSYILLIVKNQELAEDIFQETFIKVIRSLKRGKYIENGKFVSWVLRIAHNLIIDHFRKEKLKGTVSNDSTEVDIFNSQKFSEATIEDQLVNDQILFEVKELINELPDDQQQVIYMRHYMGLSFKEIAEQTDVSINTALGRMRYALINMRKLIEKKNLILTKV
- the nhaA gene encoding Na+/H+ antiporter NhaA, which translates into the protein MKKTIKLIKEPLNQFIRLETSSSIILFLATITALVLANSPIRESFVSFWDNYITIKVPGFELSKPILKWINDGLMAIFFFLIGLEIKREILTGELSRLKKASLPIFAAVGGMILPAITFTFLNMGEPGSEGWGIPMAADIAFTLGILKLLGNRVPNGLKVFLMAFAIIDDLGAVLVIAFFYSSNLVWLYIGIALAIVAALIALSFRGFYSKYLFFVMGLIVWVLFLKSGIHSTIAGVLMALTIPLRRETDTRSFYEKGKESLEAFMEDCKTNGEKTVLTKRQFNAIDDLEEITEKTAAPLQYLEHRLHGWVSYLIMPIFALANAGVVFSFSGDSNFSLSTNLAISLVAGNSAGIFLFSLIAIKLNFAELPKNVTFQQLAGVSFLGGLGFTMSLFINNLAYTDALLINSAKMGILIGSFIAGLVGYLILRVTLNDKKEEAQN
- a CDS encoding SPFH domain-containing protein, with product MEKQYSALSGYLVLLLELVILILIVFGFVMGMIIPAVVFIPVFILMAIGFTVVDPNQSCVMVLFGAYKGTIKSNGFYWVNPFFVRKKISLRARNFDSETIKVNDKLGNPIMIGLVLVWKVEETYKAAFGVDEYEHFVVVQSEAALRKLAGMYPYDNIEDENAKVTLRDGTEEVNNELEKEIIERLEIAGIHVIEARINHIAYAQEIAQAMLKRQQATAIVAARYKIVEGAVSMVEMALDELSQKEIVDLDEEKKASMVSNLMVVLCGDKDATPIVNTGTLYQ
- a CDS encoding Arc family DNA-binding protein — encoded protein: MAKKKTFVLRVSPEMMEAVEKWAADDFRSINGQLEWIIHNALKDAKRLNTKS
- a CDS encoding zinc ribbon domain-containing protein; amino-acid sequence: MNQKSYTCPKCGNRKAEIDQLRTTGAGFTKYFNIQNRKFTAVSCSRCGYTELYKGARSGGASNVLDFLTN
- a CDS encoding LacI family DNA-binding transcriptional regulator, yielding MEKSKKVTIQDVANYANVSVGTIDRVIHNRGKVSPEKKQKIEEAIKKLNFNPNLIARTLALGSRFIVCALIPSSPHSGHYWSIPKDGLEKAENMYRDFGMVVDIFPFHLFDENSFNSQAQKILEQNPDGVIIAPLFVQESLEFVKKLEEKNIPCVFIDSDIPGQKSLTYIGPDVKQSAYIAAKLLNSVVGKENELLILHMVKGYENAAALKRMEAGFIEFFNEKKGDPTRIHKLTINSTNKDVVFRELTKFYIKNQNIKGVFVTNSKAFLVSDFHLTHELDIRVAGYDLVQENINHLKKGGIDYLISQSPQKQGVKAVQSLFELFVYKKEPGKIQNVPLDIIIRENVDFYINFN
- a CDS encoding Gfo/Idh/MocA family protein — its product is MKNTRRNFIKNAAAGSAVIMAGGILPGFSASSYKRIVGANKKLRASVMGVNSRGNALAQNFAFQNNCDVVHICDVDSRAIEKCSVNVAKVQDVKPKGFADFRKSLEDKDVDILVVAAPDHWHAPAALIAMQAGKNVYLEKPCSHNPAEGEMLVEAAKQYKKSVQMGNQRRSWPNVMEAIKDLKEGIVGRPYYGKGWYTNNRESIGIGKEVAVPDWLNWELWQGPAPRRAYKDNIVHYNWHWFWHWGTGEALNNGTHMVDLLRWGLEVDYPVKVSSNGGRYRYKDDWETPDTQVISFDFDKEVSMSWEGRSCNGKHIEGSSVGVAFYGEEGSIVISGGNDYKVYDLKNNIVKEVNNEMEIDPRDAANPSSHLDALHIRNFFNNILNNEPLKSDIDGGHKSTLLVQLGNIAQRVGHSLEVNPENGHIKGDKDAQKLWSREYEKGWEMKL
- a CDS encoding Gfo/Idh/MocA family protein: MTTRRDFIKTTGKGVALTSMATSGFIAKSVLAESSEKNLLIGIIGAENSHTAGFGKLFNIDKKFPGAEVKYVWGETDEFAKAAMKKGNIPEQVKDPKEMLGNIDALIVDHRHPKYHLEAARPFVEAGVPTFVDKPFCYRASEGKDFLQMAKSKGTPVTSYSSIAQSSATFDMMKQIKSMDEISQVVRTGTADLDSKYGGIFFYGVHIVQPLIYMFGEDIEEVKVNRNGSAGNASLKFASGLFATLIFKHKAYGWETFVESGNQFMELKPGVEESDPPKNYADMVEMFKTGKEPRSHQSILNCVSVLEALEKSAKTEKWTPVELLNV
- the nagA gene encoding N-acetylglucosamine-6-phosphate deacetylase, producing MSINQLKNRYQFLIFLLLILISNQSYSQQIVEGIHYQTGKPVQIMIEDGEIKEVKSIQRLSEKGQNVFVAPGFFDNQVNGFAGVSFAFGESDLTVDGIKKATSELWKQGVTTYLPTLTTNSQEILVKNFGLLAKSMNNEDLKGSIPGFHLEGPYINPEDGFRGAHPKRFVRLPDWDEFMEMYKAANEKIIQVTVAPETEGAMDFIRKCADKGIVVALGHHNANTQQVNEAVKNGARISTHLGNGCANMINRHRNPLWPQLANSDLTASIICDGFHLLPEEISVFFKAKGLDKTIIVSDVTSYAALEPGEYKTETGETIELTKDGMLRYPAQNVLYGSASAITKGVGHIMEVTGCSLADAVKMSSTNPAILNGLNDRGVLEPGKRADIILFTLDDFKVNIQKTYVLGDLVYEK